tctcggctcactgcaagctccacctcccgggttcacgccattctcctgcctcagcctccggagtagctgggaatacaggcgcccgccaccgtgcccggctagtttttttgtatttttttagtagagacggggtttcaccgtgttagccaggatggtctcaatctcctgacctcgtgatccgcccgtttttgttttttttttttttaaagggatatCTCTCCTAATTGTTGACCTCCTAGTATCACCAGGTTATTTGCTCTGTTCCTTCGGCTactgtatcacttttttttttttttgagagggagtctctgttgctcaggctggagtccaatggcacaatctcggctcactgtaacctctgtctcctgggttcaattctcctgcctcagcctccgcagtagctggaactacaggcatgcaccaccatgcccagctaattttttgtactttttagtagagacggggtttcaccatattggccaggctggtctcaaactcctgacctagtgatctgcctgccttggcctcccaaagtgctggtattacaggcgtggtgagccactgtgcccagccctacaTGCCTTTCTTAGCTCCTTTGGTACCTCTGCCTGCTCCTTCAATGTTTTCTCCAAGCCTTAAGTGCTGACTAATGTTCCTCAGAGTTTTAACTTCTCCCTCTGTATACTCTCCCTGATTGGTCCATCCACTTCATGGTTTCAACTGTCATTTATATAATGATGACATTCAACTGCATTTCTAGCCCAGCTCCTTCGCTGAGCATCAGACTTAACTTTGATTCTGTTGGATATCTCTATTTGGATGTCCCACAAATACCTCAAACCAATTATACCCAAAACCAACCTTACTTTCCCCTATAAACCAGTTACTTCTCCTTTACTCTCCACCTTGGTTACTGGTACACATCCAAGTCTCCCAAGCTAGGACTCTGGTAAATATCCTGAATGCCCTTTTCCCTCACCACACCACACCCAAATTCTACATCCAATTATCCACCAAGCTCTGCCTTTTCCAAcccttcacttttctttttattcctattaCTAATACCCTCATTCACATTTTCATCCTCTCAACTGGAAAAATTCATGCCACCACTCTCCAAAAGCTAAACTGTTTGAACGCCTGCCAGAATGATCCATCTAGAATATACCATTGCCACTTCTTTCGCTTGATTATATGTACAGTATATAGTCCAAACTGTAACAACTGTGGTCTGACCTTGTCTACCTCATTCCAGgtttatttctcaccattcctCAACTTGCATCTTAATATTCTAGCAacattagacttttttttttttttttcgagatgaagtcttgccctgtcgcccaggttggagtgcaatggtgtgatctcagctcactgcaacttccgcctcctgggttcaagtgattctcttgcctcggcctcccgagtagctgggattacaggtgcacaccaccacacccagctgatttttgtatttttagtagagatggggtttcaccatgttggccaggctggtttcaaactcctgacctcaggtgatccgcccatctcagcctccgaaagtgctgggattgccggtgtgagccactgcgcccggccaaaatgaaacttttttagttttctgtatGCTGTTTCTTGAGTTCCTTGGCTCATGCCTCTATGCTAACCTCCCAGCCCAATTTACATTCTAAGAGGTCACTTCTTTCATGAATTGCCTTTCATAATCTTTTTGGGTTAGGATAGTTAGATACTCCTTAAATACCTTGTATAAGTTTTACTACCATACTCAACaggttattttataattatttgataGTGTGTCCTGATTAGAGTGTGAACAGatggtcttatttatttatttactttatcatTAGCAAGCAAGAACAGACATTCAATGAATGAACGCATTTCTTCAAAGCCCATAATCCAAGTGAACAGCAGGATCCATCTATTCGTTCAAGATGTTTCCTGAATTCCAGCTCCATGGTAACTTTTTAGATTATGGAAgacgtttttctttttcaaaacctTCTAACTGCtattatattgtttatataacaaaaataattttaatcaaacACAATTATATCTACATCACAGGAAACTTTTGAGGTATTAAGCAAGCAAATAAAATGCTTTAAGTCTTTGGTTGGCAAAAactattaaacataatttttttcccccataaagCTGATGTCAACAAAATTCTATAGATTACATTTTGCGTATTTATTTACAAGATGGTAAGATCATCTTGTAAATAAATACGCAAAATGTAATCTATGGaataaactgtttaaaaaaaaaaagagaggcaacATTAGGATTAAAAACTTTCATAAAGAATAGCATTAGCTCAAAAATAGGAATGCCACACTGCTAGAACTGCTTACATAACTTAAATAAAAGCAGAAGAGGTCAAATATTAGTTATAAATAGACAaagatcataaaataaaatacatctggGACAATCCATTTTAATTGGGTTCTGTATTTCCAGTAAAACATACCTGTAGTTTGATTGGGGCACTTTGTCAAGACTTCTGGTGCTCTGAATCCTGGTGTACCTGCCCTAGGGGCAACCTGCTGACGCCTTATGATGAAATAAGATTTCTCTAGTTACGTTAAAGTTGAACTATGTAAGTCTAAAAGATAACATTCATCAATTTAGTTCACAGTAAATTTTGCCTCGATACCTATATAGTAAGTGTTACTATGAAGTAAATGATAATCTAGTGGGATAAAAAGCCTCGATTTTTCTTCTACTGGTTTTTACCCCCTCTACTAGTTCCCCAGATTTACTCCAGAAAGGTTTTAAAATAACCTCCAAGAAGAAAAAGCAGTAGTGGATAATAAGAGCCACAGTAGAAAAATAGAACCCAATAGCAATTCACAGGtataaaaattcatttctgtttGGAGTAATTGATCACAGATACACTTATATATTTGACTTAATCAGGAAAGGCTTTATGAAAGCCAAGTCttgaaggaaagggagaaatttATGAATCAAAGAGTTGGAGGTGGGAGTAAGAGAGGAGCTCTTACTGTTTGGTTCTGGTTACTCCACATAAAtgggaataaaaagagaaaacagaaaagattaCATCAGCAAGCAAAATGTGTGATTTGAAGCTTCTAAAAGCCACCCCATCTTACTTATTTGCATATAAGAACAAATGTGTTTTCCAGAGTATATCcgtgttaaataaataatatatgaaaactgTTATCATTTGCTCTTCAAGGTACTACTGCTGTGCATCAAGGCCCACTGCAGTTCACTGATCTGTATTGATCCCTTGCACTCACAAAATTATCCACCCAAATCAATGCAATTTCTAATGGCAGCATGCTGGTGATTTTATAACACCATCAAAACACATTACCTTGAAAGGCAAATACTACAAACTTTATCTGTTGCATAGCAGTCACAGGTCAGGCTAGTTGGGCAAGAACTGGCAGTTTTCCTCATTACACCACTATTCATAACTTTTGCAGAAATAGCCTTCTTTTTTGTTGCTAACTTTCTAGACAGTACATCCACAGTCTTTGACTGCTTCATGAGCTGTAAAAGAAaagtcttatttttctattttcatgacATTTAACACGATGTCCTAAAATGCTAGTATGGCAAAAAGCAATAGCGGAAGCATAGCTTTAAGAACTGCTGAATGGCTATTGGACGGTAAATAAACAGTTGtctattaaaatgtttaaggTCTTCTTGGGTTTTTCTGCAAAGTCGCCTTATATTAAAATTTACTCATTAGTCCTAGCTTGGCCAATATTTGACTTATACTTTATTAGAACTTTTCCTGATACAAGTATAAAACAGTTATGTTCTAGTGTCTAACTCCATTTCAGAACTGTAAACTGCACAAGTACATTGGCTAAAATCACAGTTTTAATTTGTTGCTCATGCTGTCTAGCTGTCACAAGATATCCTAAGTCAATCTGAAATCATCTACGTTGATGATGATTTTGTTAACTTTACAAACATCTTTACACTATCAACTATGTGTCAGAACAGTTAGCTAGCTGTATGGAGCTCACACTCTAGCAATGACAGAAAAGCCCTTAACGTTCTTCCTCTAGAGAAAGAGCAGTAATAGTCAGCTaaccaaaaatgagaaaaaattccaccagaaaagttcagaaaaaaactggagaaaacaAGTTTTGACTAAATGCTCAAAGCAGTAATACCTTCTGCCAAAGCCAaactctactttaaaaaaagttctgATAATAAATGTTAATCTAGTTATTACCTAAATTCTCTTCAGTGTATGACTGACTGACCATTATGCTATTAAGCTACATTACTTACTTTCACTGCAGGGCTCTCATGTGAAATGGAGCTGTGTATATTGAAATTTCTTTCTCCAAAAACAGAGCGCTGGACAGAAAGGCCTACAGATCCCTCCTACAATAccaacaaaaacaaggaaaataaggATTATATCTGTAACACTTTCTGCCAGCTGTACTCTGCCATAGTTTTGAAAGAGTTAAGTGAGATGAAACAAAAACAGCTGCATCCAAGTCATTCTCAGGCACCAAACCACTTCTGTGAAAGGAGAAAATAGTCTAGACAGAATTCAACACCCATACAATGTTATCATAGTCCACAAATATATGtaactaaaaaaattcaaaaaccacCTGCATGGATGTTACATTTTGCTGTGCAGCTAAAATGGAGATAGACACTTCAGAATTCCTCCCCTATAACtaatgctttcttttaaaaaggataatCTGAACTTTTTAACATGCAgggaaaatgtaatattttccatttttgtcataaaatatgATTTCATAATAGGTAATGACAAACGTTATAAACGGACAatgtaaattttagttttaaaatagtaACCAAAATGATTCAGTACAAATCTTAGTGAAAAGTTAATCAACTGAATACatataacaaatgtaaaaaaagttttttaaattacaagtACTATCCTAGTATTGTATTTCCCTCTGTTGGCTGAAGGAGTACATTTCTAAAACAGTGTCAGtacttaagaaataaaagagagagaacctTTCCATCTTTTCCTTGTTTAATCTGAATTTGTGCATTTGTGTAGGGTCTTTTAACAGAAGCTTTTGTGATGGACTGCTGATCCAGCTCCTTAGGTACTGGGCCACTCAATGGAATCTTGTTTCCTGTGATTATGTGGGATTTGTTTTGTGAACACCTTTCCTGCTGAGCTTCAGACTGGACAAATTTGAGAAGCTCTATTTTCGTGTCATGGGTTCCTTGGGCCAAACCAAAGTCTACCAAGGCATACCTAAGAGACAAAATTAAGCATTTTTACTTATCTGTAACAATTAAAGCTTAGTAACATTGTAATACTCTCAAACCATCCTCATAAAAACTGTAATTCTTTTTGGGATCAATCAGGAATTTATAAcattctgctgttttttttttggcggagggGAGATTTATagcattctggaaaagaaaaaaaacctaagtTTTCCAGACAAAGTAAGAATTTAACAGCTAACTCGGATTGCAAATTAAGAGGTGTCCCACAATCAATCAAATGTTCTCTTTTTCCAGTGGTCTGGGTTCATAAGGCAGAAGAGGAATACATAACATAAACACAATCCTTTGTTCTTTGATGGTGGCAGAGATGGCATCATAGCAGATAATTTCTAGTTAagcaagtttaaaaaattaaaatcatggtTTTAAAATCTGATccaattaaagaaaatttaagtcAGGGGTATAAAAGCTCAAAAAAGAAGTTATAATCTTACTATGTTCAATACGATCCATTATATAGAggtatttatgttattttcagCTTATAATTATAATCAGCATTAAaaagtatacataaaaataaaactttcatgtTAAAACAGGAAATTGGCTATCATGTGgtccaaagaaaaatgaagtccAGAGTAACAGACATATCTAAGGTCAAAAATTATTAGACTCTAAGTCTGTTAGTTCAGGCTATTTCCACTGAATCATGGTATATCTAATAATGTACACTGTTCCACGAATACAATTTTATCTTCTTCTTCACCACAGTTCCCTTCCCAATcacaaagaaactgaaacagaaatAATCTGTGCATGGCTGTTGCAGTATGTTCTATCTAAGAGATATAGGTCAGAGGATACAAAGTAGCAGTTATGTAGGATAAATAAATCTAGACCTAACACACACTCTGAAGATTACAGGTAATAAAACTGTATTGTATATGGGATTCATGCTAAATGAGTAaattttagctgctcttgccataaaaacaaaaataaaatggttaacCGAAATATTTGCTTCACAATAGTAACCTTTTTACTATCTATGTATGTTATAACATCATGTTCAATACCTTAAATATAGACaacaaaactgttttttaaaagagaaatagggTAAATATTTTCTAGTAACTCTTCATACTTACTTTTTCAAGCGCCTATTATATAAAAAATTGCTGGGCTTAACATCACGGTGAACAATACCAAACTGATGGATGCGTTTCAAAGCTTTGAACAGATTAAACATATATTCCCGTActtcttgaaaggaaagagaattcaAAATGTCCTAAAATAAAGTTATGAATGAAATGAGTTACAAATATTGTTTGCAATGAAATATTCAGctaataaaaattcaagaaatattaaaaccTACCAAAAACGACTCATGCTCCAGATACGGCATAGCAATAACTACATGATCATTCTTCCTAAAGCAGTATTTAACTCCCATGACATTATCTTGCCCCCTAGTGGAAAAATGCACAACGAACTTTTAGAGGAAAGGTCAGAGGGACTGAAACTTTatgtctaattttaaaaaccGCAATTTTAGCAATGCATACATATTGCTGAAAACTGACTTAAAATCATCATCACATAATATAAACATAAGTGACTTGTGTTCTTgtgttaaagttttcttttaaaacaaaaacagcaccAGTTTTGACGTTACTATAATAATTCCAACGAGGTAATTATAGTTGTAACTGGGGAagtggcagagagagaaaaaagggaaaagattaATAAGACTTAGCAGATAAGATGGTAAcagtaataaataaattagggTCACTAAACTAATAGATCAtacagccaggatttgaacccaggcatttTGCTCCAGACATATGCTCTTAATCACTACGCTACACTGCTTCATAAAAGAGTAAAATAGGACAAAGGTGATTTCTATGATTTTGAGCCTGAGTAAGAAAACAATAGAGATATCAAAACATAAGTAAAGCCAGTAAAAGAAGCAGCTAAAACCAGACCTCATCATTTTGATAGAGCTATCTAGATAAGGGACTAAACCTTAAGTAAGACAAGTGAGAAGTCAGTGAGAGTACTTGCAGAGAAGTGATACCTAGAGACATGAAAATTAAtagtgagaaaagaaaactaagcttGGAAGAAGTCAAGTTAGAGAGCCAAATAGGAAAGGAATTTTGAAGGAGGAGTTATTAGCATGGAAGTCAAAGAGAATAACTGAGGGGAGGCTTTTAGTTTGGCAAAGAATAATTAACTGGTAATTTTTAAGACAGCAATTTaagtggaaaggaagaaacaaaacagaaggaaggaaaataaaacacaatggaAGCTGAGCCTAAAGACAATTTGCCTGACTGCATTGTAAGATCAGATGAAGGCATTTTTAGCATGTACCTTTTtaagcacagaaaaagaaaaagtggtagaGGGAGACAGTTAAAGTATAGAAAAAGGAATGATCACATTTACGGTACAAGAACGTATGCAAGCGTTCTTTACAGAGGCCatctcattttcttgtcttctataGTACACAGAGGGCTGAAACAAACAGgcttacttattcattcattcaatatttagtAGGCACTGTTATTTGCTGTtagggattacagacattagtAATGCAACAGTGAATAAAATTTACAGAATTTCTGTCCTCATGGAGTTTACTACCTAGTGGACAATACAGATAATAACAAGGTAACTTATAATGACAGATTATGGTAAGGGctttgaaagaaatcaaaagatgCTATGACAATTAGAAGAAAATAGGAGAATCTAATTTAATTCAGAGAAGACATCTTTTAAGCagtgtcactctttttttttccttagagacagggtcttgttttgctGACCacgctggatggagtgcagtggagcgatcgcAGGtcattacagcctcaaactcctgggctcaaatgatcctcctacctcagtctcccaagtagctgggactacagatgtgtgccaccctgcctgcccaatttttaagttttttgtaaagatggggtcttgctatgttgcccaggcaggtctcaaactcctggcctcaagcaatcctcccaaagtgctgggattacaagtatgaactCCTGTGTCCAGTTTCACTCTTGCTCAGATCAGAAGATAAAGGGTCAGCAGGCAATGACTGGGAGAGGCCTTCCTGAATGGGCAAACAGTCTGGGCAGTGGCCCTGAGGTAAGAAGGCTCTTGAGACAAATTCGATAAACTAAAGAAATGGAGTACAGTGAAGGAGGTGGGAAGACAGGCATGAGAaggttggattttttttcaaagtacaaAGGGAAACCATTGAAAGATTTTAAGTGGGGGAACTAATGACCCAATttaagttatatacatatatattttatattttaaagatcattctggctgctgtgtgaaGACAGAATGAAGGGGAGAAAGACGCAGCAGGCTACAGTTATAGTCTAGGCTTCAGCTGAGGTAGTGGCAGAGAAGATAGACATGGATGAACTTCTAGATATATTTTAGAGGCAAAATGGCTAGGACTTAGTGATTAATGTGGTttaggagagaaacagaaaatgaggaTGATTTCTAGGTTTCTGGCCCGAACAAGTGCGTAGATGGGCCATTTGCAGAGATGGGTAGATAAGAACATTTGTTGTGGTGGGGTTATTTTTGGCATGTTAAGGTTTAGTTTTGGCATATTAGGTTTGAGATATTTATCAGGCACCAAATGGAAATGTTAAATAGGCAAGTGGATATATACAAACCTGTAGTTACGATAAAAGGTCTGAGATTAACTATATACTTGTGGGAATCATTACTTTAGATCATGTGGAAATGGAGGACACTAAGGAGAATACAGAGAAACCCAAGAGCAAGCATGAGGAACTCCAACATTCAGGGGTCAGATAGAAGTGGAAGAGCTGGCAAAGACACAAAATGAAAGGCCAAAtgagggaagaagaaaacaacGAGGGTGTGGCAGTACAGAAGTCAAGATAAGGGTTCAAGTCAATTGTGCTAAATGATGCCTAGAGTAATGGCTGACTCTATAGTTTCCAGTTTAGAGGAGAACAGCCGCAGTGAGTATTTAGTGAAAGGGAGGTGTGAAATGAGAACAATGTATGCAGATAATTGTTGAGAAGTCTGGCTGTTAAGGAGGGAACAAAGAAATGATGGAGCAGGTGGAAGAAGGAGGGCAGTTTAGGAGGATAAGATACTAAATCATGTCCTTATGTTGACAGAAATGACCCAGCAGAGAGAAACCATACCAGATGATTccattattctaaataaaatattagatgaGGTTGTCAATAGCTGGGGAAATATGAAATGTGAGTTCCCtacatttacaaaataatgtaAACCATGAAAGCCAAGGTTTATGATTTGGCAGGAAGGTTACAAAAAGCAGTGATAAAAGACAGGAAATCAAGCCGAGCC
This region of Macaca fascicularis isolate 582-1 chromosome 1, T2T-MFA8v1.1 genomic DNA includes:
- the CDC7 gene encoding cell division cycle 7-related protein kinase isoform X5, encoding MCAFISALAQDLGHSVKKDIEKLYEAVPQLGNVFKIKDKIGEGTFSSVYLATAQLQVGPEEKIALKHLIPTSHPVRIAAELQCLTVAGGQDNVMGVKYCFRKNDHVVIAMPYLEHESFLDILNSLSFQEVREYMFNLFKALKRIHQFGIVHRDVKPSNFLYNRRLKKYALVDFGLAQGTHDTKIELLKFVQSEAQQERCSQNKSHIITGNKIPLSGPVPKELDQQSITKASVKRPYTNAQIQIKQGKDGKEGSVGLSVQRSVFGERNFNIHSSISHESPAVKLMKQSKTVDVLSRKLATKKKAISAKVMNSGVMRKTASSCPTSLTCDCYATDKVCSICLSRRQQVAPRAGTPGFRAPEVLTKCPNQTTAIDMWSAGVIFLSLLSGRYPFYKASDDLTALAQIMTIRGSRETIQAAKTFGKSILCSKEVPAQDLRKLCERLRGMDSNTPKLTSDIQGPASHQPTVSEKTDHKASRLIQTPPGQYSGNSFKKGDSNSCGCCFDEYTTNLEGWNEVPDEAYDLLDKLLDLNPASRITAEEALLHPFFKDMSL
- the CDC7 gene encoding cell division cycle 7-related protein kinase isoform X4, whose protein sequence is MCNESCGGKCCAGASDPLGVKKDIEKLYEAVPQLGNVFKIKDKIGEGTFSSVYLATAQLQVGPEEKIALKHLIPTSHPVRIAAELQCLTVAGGQDNVMGVKYCFRKNDHVVIAMPYLEHESFLDILNSLSFQEVREYMFNLFKALKRIHQFGIVHRDVKPSNFLYNRRLKKYALVDFGLAQGTHDTKIELLKFVQSEAQQERCSQNKSHIITGNKIPLSGPVPKELDQQSITKASVKRPYTNAQIQIKQGKDGKEGSVGLSVQRSVFGERNFNIHSSISHESPAVKLMKQSKTVDVLSRKLATKKKAISAKVMNSGVMRKTASSCPTSLTCDCYATDKVCSICLSRRQQVAPRAGTPGFRAPEVLTKCPNQTTAIDMWSAGVIFLSLLSGRYPFYKASDDLTALAQIMTIRGSRETIQAAKTFGKSILCSKEVPAQDLRKLCERLRGMDSNTPKLTSDIQGPASHQPTVSEKTDHKASRLIQTPPGQYSGNSFKKGDSNSCGCCFDEYTTNLEGWNEVPDEAYDLLDKLLDLNPASRITAEEALLHPFFKDMSL
- the CDC7 gene encoding cell division cycle 7-related protein kinase isoform X8; protein product: MGVKYCFRKNDHVVIAMPYLEHESFLDILNSLSFQEVREYMFNLFKALKRIHQFGIVHRDVKPSNFLYNRRLKKYALVDFGLAQGTHDTKIELLKFVQSEAQQERCSQNKSHIITGNKIPLSGPVPKELDQQSITKASVKRPYTNAQIQIKQGKDGKLMKQSKTVDVLSRKLATKKKAISAKVMNSGVMRKTASSCPTSLTCDCYATDKVCSICLSRRQQVAPRAGTPGFRAPEVLTKCPNQTTAIDMWSAGVIFLSLLSGRYPFYKASDDLTALAQIMTIRGSRETIQAAKTFGKSILCSKEVPAQDLRKLCERLRGMDSNTPKLTSDIQGPASHQPTVSEKTDHKASRLIQTPPGQYSGNSFKKGDSNSCGCCFDEYTTNLEGWNEVPDEAYDLLDKLLDLNPASRITAEEALLHPFFKDMSL
- the CDC7 gene encoding cell division cycle 7-related protein kinase isoform X7, with the protein product MGVKYCFRKNDHVVIAMPYLEHESFLDILNSLSFQEVREYMFNLFKALKRIHQFGIVHRDVKPSNFLYNRRLKKYALVDFGLAQGTHDTKIELLKFVQSEAQQERCSQNKSHIITGNKIPLSGPVPKELDQQSITKASVKRPYTNAQIQIKQGKDGKEGSVGLSVQRSVFGERNFNIHSSISHESPAVKLMKQSKTVDVLSRKLATKKKAISAKVMNSGVMRKTASSCPTSLTCDCYATDKVCSICLSRRQQVAPRAGTPGFRAPEVLTKCPNQTTAIDMWSAGVIFLSLLSGRYPFYKASDDLTALAQIMTIRGSRETIQAAKTFGKSILCSKEVPAQDLRKLCERLRGMDSNTPKLTSDIQGPASHQPTVSEKTDHKASRLIQTPPGQYSGNSFKKGDSNSCGCCFDEYTTNLEGWNEVPDEAYDLLDKLLDLNPASRITAEEALLHPFFKDMSL